The following coding sequences lie in one Arvicanthis niloticus isolate mArvNil1 unplaced genomic scaffold, mArvNil1.pat.X pat_scaffold_427_arrow_ctg1, whole genome shotgun sequence genomic window:
- the LOC117702084 gene encoding alpha-1B-glycoprotein-like, which translates to MSLLATVLVFWGFRLDPGNTLMLGTLPAPVLTAEPSSRNLEPGSTVKLRCTAPKTDLRFGLQRQGKPDLVVVQTLNSSGTEAVFELHNISTIDSGNYSCIYMEQAPPFSRSASSEPLELQVNGPPPKPRLEALWKGKVRRGHEAGFRCHGHVPKVSMRLIRDGFKIPFWITSTRSISAYLKLPAVGPQHVGNYSCSYSAQSPFTFESGISDPVELMVD; encoded by the exons ATGTCTCTGCTGGCTACTGTACTGGTATTCTGGG GTTTCAGACTGGACCCAGGAAATACTCTAATGCTTG GGACACTACCAGCCCCAGTACTTACTGCAGAGCCATCGAGTCGGAACCTTGAGCCTGGTTCAACGGTAAAGCTTCGATGTACTGCACCCAAGACCGACCTGCGCTTTGGCCTGCAACGCCAGGGCAAACCGGATTTAGTTGTGGTGCAAACGCTGAATTCATCTGGGACCGAAGCTGTCTTTGAGCTGCACAATATCTCAACAATAGATTCTGGCAACTATAGTTGTATCTACATGGAACAGGCACCGCCCTTCTCGAGATCTGCGTCCAGTGAGCCCTTGGAGCTGCAGGTGAATG GGCCACCACCCAAACCAAGGCTGGAAGCTCTATGGAAAGGCAAGGTGCGTCGGGGCCATGAGGCTGGCTTTCGATGCCATGGCCACGTGCCCAAGGTCAGCATGCGTCTGATACGTGATGGCTTTAAAATACCCTTCTGGATAACCTCAACAAGAAGCATCTCGGCTTATCTGAAGCTGCCCGCCGTTGGACCCCAACATGTAGGCAACTACAGCTGCAGCTATAGTGCCCAGTCGCCCTTCACGTTTGAATCAGGGATCAGCGATCCTGTGGAGCTTATGGTAGATTAG